From Triticum urartu cultivar G1812 chromosome 2, Tu2.1, whole genome shotgun sequence, a single genomic window includes:
- the LOC125541252 gene encoding uncharacterized protein LOC125541252 isoform X1 — MAAKVLQLRSSEGKVLVAPAWDYRPAAAQARPLEMRVPSRALERVLQYWTKHSLAKATGESRESLACWDADFQRRLGEDGLAKEAAAAVQELRRHGVHHGGRPRRHAATVATAVAAPATATRADPVRAWCQLVHHPKGVDHGEPSPAPTASIAFHASDIAVATRPGPATTLPAAAGTEPVGVRCAICARGRQMAQDEEFACHHRKRPTSKAANAAAPVKKVSRPVASKACSFVGSTPLPVTAVAPGVKNVTLASTLQARRGMRELSCKIPRQNQSPLPAIAVAAPRKQPIPCLSPVVLRPC, encoded by the coding sequence ATGGCGGCGAAGGTGCTCCAGCTCCGTAGCTCCGAAGGCAAGGTGCTCGTCGCTCCGGCGTGGGACTATCGCCCGGCCGCCGCCCAAGCCCGCCCGCTGGAGATGCGGGTGCCCTCGCGCGCCCTCGAGAGGGTGCTCCAGTACTGGACCAAGCACAGCCTTGCCAAGGCCACCGGTGAGTCCCGGGAGTCCCTTGCCTGCTGGGACGCCGACTTCCAGCGCCGTCTTGGGGAAGACGGCCTCGCCAAGGAGGCCGCCGCAGCCGTCCAAGAACTCCGCCGCCACGGCGTCCACCATGGAGGGCGTCCCCGTCGCCACGCCGCCACGGTCGCAACTGCTGTCGCTGCTCCAGCCACCGCCACCCGTGCTGATCCCGTTCGTGCCTGGTGCCAACTCGTTCACCACCCCAAGGGTGTCGACCACGGAGAACCTAGCCCGGCGCCGACGGCGTCCATCGCTTTCCATGCCTCCGATATTGCCGTCGCCACGCGCCCTGGGCCTGCCACCACCTTGCCGGCCGCTGCTGGTACTGAACCTGTTGGTGTCCGGTGCGCCATCTGTGCCCGTGGACGCCAGATGGCTCAAGACGAGGAGTTCGCTTGCCACCACCGCAAGCGCCCGACTTCCAAGGCTGCCAATGCTGCTGCACCCGTGAAGAAGGTCTCTCGTCCCGTCGCTTCCAAGGCTTGCTCTTTCGTCGGCTCTACACCACTGCCTGTCACTGCTGTTGCGCCCGGTGTGAAGAATGTGACTCTAGCTTCAACTCTGCAGGCTAGAAGGGGGATGAGGGAGCTCAGCTGCAAGATTCCCAGGCAAAACCAATCACCATTGCCTGCCATTGCTGTTGCAGCACCAAGGAAGCAACCAATTCCTTGCTTGAGTCCAGTGGTATTACGCCCTTGCTAG
- the LOC125541252 gene encoding uncharacterized protein LOC125541252 isoform X2, giving the protein MAAKVLQLRSSEGKVLVAPAWDYRPAAAQARPLEMRVPSRALERVLQYWTKHSLAKATGESRESLACWDADFQRRLGEDGLAKEAAAAVQELRRHGVHHGGRPRRHAATVATAVAAPATATRADPVRAWCQLVHHPKGVDHGEPSPAPTASIAFHASDIAVATRPGPATTLPAAAGTEPVGVRCAICARGRQMAQDEEFACHHRKRPTSKAANAAAPVKKARRGMRELSCKIPRQNQSPLPAIAVAAPRKQPIPCLSPVVLRPC; this is encoded by the exons ATGGCGGCGAAGGTGCTCCAGCTCCGTAGCTCCGAAGGCAAGGTGCTCGTCGCTCCGGCGTGGGACTATCGCCCGGCCGCCGCCCAAGCCCGCCCGCTGGAGATGCGGGTGCCCTCGCGCGCCCTCGAGAGGGTGCTCCAGTACTGGACCAAGCACAGCCTTGCCAAGGCCACCGGTGAGTCCCGGGAGTCCCTTGCCTGCTGGGACGCCGACTTCCAGCGCCGTCTTGGGGAAGACGGCCTCGCCAAGGAGGCCGCCGCAGCCGTCCAAGAACTCCGCCGCCACGGCGTCCACCATGGAGGGCGTCCCCGTCGCCACGCCGCCACGGTCGCAACTGCTGTCGCTGCTCCAGCCACCGCCACCCGTGCTGATCCCGTTCGTGCCTGGTGCCAACTCGTTCACCACCCCAAGGGTGTCGACCACGGAGAACCTAGCCCGGCGCCGACGGCGTCCATCGCTTTCCATGCCTCCGATATTGCCGTCGCCACGCGCCCTGGGCCTGCCACCACCTTGCCGGCCGCTGCTGGTACTGAACCTGTTGGTGTCCGGTGCGCCATCTGTGCCCGTGGACGCCAGATGGCTCAAGACGAGGAGTTCGCTTGCCACCACCGCAAGCGCCCGACTTCCAAGGCTGCCAATGCTGCTGCACCCGTGAAGAAG GCTAGAAGGGGGATGAGGGAGCTCAGCTGCAAGATTCCCAGGCAAAACCAATCACCATTGCCTGCCATTGCTGTTGCAGCACCAAGGAAGCAACCAATTCCTTGCTTGAGTCCAGTGGTATTACGCCCTTGCTAG